A region from the Variovorax sp. RKNM96 genome encodes:
- a CDS encoding helix-turn-helix transcriptional regulator, with the protein MGERLFLRLDDDPLHGPESGVPAGTLRAVPVSAALRPHVSHILLYRETFAAGHEVHERVLPDGAVRLVFNLGDAPSAGDGAGLPVEAIGASAAPVVVRMRDKVEGMSVTLRPGAAAALLGLPAGEIAGQAVHLDELWQGGAAELLERMAQAPDDATRATLLQAALERRLRDGGGAVHTAAMHAARLIAESGGRKPLRDVAAAVGVGERRLQQLFHAHVGLSPRAWARLARLHDCLRALRLQPAPAWADVAVESGFYDQSHLVNEFRALCGVTPTEFMGHAISGSSKTPG; encoded by the coding sequence ATGGGTGAACGCCTCTTCCTCCGGCTCGACGACGACCCGCTGCACGGACCGGAATCGGGCGTGCCCGCCGGCACGCTGCGCGCAGTGCCGGTGAGTGCGGCGCTGCGCCCGCATGTCTCCCACATCCTGCTGTACCGCGAGACCTTCGCCGCGGGGCACGAGGTGCATGAACGCGTGCTGCCCGATGGCGCGGTGCGCCTGGTCTTCAACCTCGGCGATGCGCCTTCCGCGGGCGATGGTGCGGGGCTGCCGGTGGAGGCGATCGGCGCTTCCGCCGCGCCGGTCGTGGTGCGCATGCGCGACAAGGTGGAGGGCATGTCCGTCACGCTGCGGCCCGGGGCGGCGGCTGCGCTGCTGGGCTTGCCGGCCGGCGAGATTGCAGGCCAGGCCGTTCACCTGGACGAACTCTGGCAAGGCGGTGCGGCCGAGTTGCTCGAACGCATGGCCCAAGCGCCCGACGATGCGACGCGAGCGACGTTGCTCCAGGCCGCGCTGGAGCGCCGGCTGCGCGATGGTGGCGGCGCCGTTCATACCGCCGCGATGCACGCCGCCCGCCTCATCGCGGAATCAGGCGGTCGGAAGCCCTTGCGCGACGTGGCAGCGGCCGTCGGCGTCGGTGAGAGGCGGCTGCAGCAGCTTTTTCATGCGCACGTCGGGCTGTCGCCGCGCGCCTGGGCGCGATTGGCGCGGCTGCACGACTGCCTGCGCGCGCTGCGCCTGCAACCCGCGCCGGCTTGGGCCGATGTCGCGGTCGAGAGCGGCTTCTACGACCAGTCGCACCTGGTCAACGAATTCCGCGCGCTCTGCGGCGTCACGCCGACCGAGTTCATGGGGCACGCGATTTCGGGTTCTTCCAAGACGCCCGGCTGA